The Haloplanus sp. CK5-1 genome contains a region encoding:
- a CDS encoding VOC family protein yields MNLIHVCLNVADADESIEFYEQFGFEESWSFETPDGETENRYVADEDGVELQLSETDGETEFEEGTSWDHLAIGVDDVDAVFADIDHYGVVEEPGDQPAAGARTTFVEDPDGHVVELVQPLD; encoded by the coding sequence ATGAATCTCATACACGTCTGCCTGAACGTCGCGGACGCGGACGAGTCGATCGAGTTCTACGAGCAGTTCGGCTTCGAGGAGTCGTGGTCGTTCGAGACGCCCGACGGCGAGACGGAGAACCGCTACGTCGCCGACGAGGACGGCGTCGAACTCCAACTCTCCGAGACGGACGGCGAAACCGAGTTTGAGGAGGGGACCTCGTGGGACCACCTCGCCATCGGCGTTGACGACGTGGACGCCGTCTTCGCCGACATCGACCACTACGGCGTCGTCGAGGAACCCGGCGACCAACCCGCGGCCGGCGCGCGGACCACCTTCGTCGAGGACCCTGACGGGCACGTCGTCGAACTCGTCCAACCGCTGGACTGA